The DNA sequence GAGGGGGGTTATGCCTATCCCGCTTCGCAGACGCCGTGGCAGGAAATCCAGCGGGCGCTGGTGGGGCAGCTGGACAAGGGCGCGATCCTGGAGGGTGCGGAGAAATTCCAGCGGATTGCGCAGACTCAAGGCCTGCCGCGCGACAATCATTAAGAGCTAAGGAGACGCCATGAGCGGGATCATCAAGGCGGGACTGGTTGGCTTGGGCAAGATCGCCCGCGATCAGCATCTGCCCGCTATCGAACAGACAAGCGGCATCGATCTGGTGGCGGTCGCCAGCCGCAACGCGCGGGCGGACGGGGTGAACAATTACCCTACGCTCGACGCGATGCTGGCGGGAGAGCCGGACATGAATGCGGTGATCCTGTGCCAGCCGCCGCAGGTGCGGTACGAGGCCGCGCGCAAGGCCATATTGGCGGGCAAGCATGTGTTTCTGGAAAAGCCCCCCGGCGCGACGGTGACGGAGGTCGAGGCGCTGATCGCTCTGGCGAAGGCGCAGGGCGTGACGCTCTATGCGAGTTGGCACAGTCGCCATGCCGGCGCCGTGGGGCAGGCAAAGGCATGGCTCGCCGTGCGCAAGGTCACGCGTGTTTCGATCGAATGGCGCGAAGATGTGCGGCACTGGCATCCGGGCCAGCCGTGGATTTGGGAAGCGGGCGGCTTTGGCGTGTTCGACCCCGGCATCAATGCGCTGTCGATCCTGACCGAAATCATGCCGGAGCCGGTGACGATGCTGTCCGCCAGCCTGGAAGTTCCATCCAATAAGGACGCCCCCATCGCCGCCGCCCTGAAGATGGCGAGCGCGTCAGGCGCGCCGATCAATGCAGCGTTCGACTGGCGGCAGACCGGCCCGCAGACATGGGACATCGCGGTCGAGACAGACGATGGCGCGCTGATCCTGTCAGAGGGCGGAAACCGCCTGACGCTGAACGGGGACGTCATGGTGCAGGCACCCGACCATGAGTATCCCGATATGTACCGGCTGTTCGTCGAGCTGGTGGGGCAAGGCGCGATCAATGCGGATACCAGCCCGCTGCGACTGGTGGCTGACGCCTTCCTTTGCGGCAAGCATTGCCCTACGGCGGCGTTCGACGATTAGACCAAAGGAGCAAGGCATTGGGGAGCGAAGACCAGCGTCCAGCCGAACGCAAGTTCGGACATGAGGAAGGCGGGCTTCGCATCCATCAGGCCATCGCCCGGCAGCTGGGCACCGCCATCGTCGCGGGAGTCCACAAGCCCGGCGATATTTTCGAAGGCGAGATCGAGGCCGCCGAACGACTGGGCGTATCCCGCACCGCCTATCGGGAAGCGGTGCGCATTCTGGTGGCCAAGGGCATGCTGGAAAGCCGACCCAAGGCGGGCACGCGCGTCCTGCCGCGCAGCCGCTGGAATGTGCTGGACCCGGAAATGCTGGCCTGGATGTTCGCGGGAGAAGCCGACCCGGCCTTTGTCCGCGATCTGTTTGAACTGCGCGGCGTAATCGAACCGGCAGCGGCGGAGCTGGCGGCGCGGCGGCGCACCGATGAACAGCTTTCGGCGATGGAGCAGGCGTTGATGAGCATGCGCGATCATGGCCTTTCGTCCGAAGAGGGACGTGCGGCCGACCAGCGTTTTCACCACGCTATCCTTGCCGCGACACAAAATGACGCTCTGGCTGCGCTGGCAAGTTCGGTGGGCGCGGCGGTCAGTTGGACCACGACATTCAAGCAGCGGAAGAAGTCGCCGCCGCGCGATCCTTTCGCGGATCATCGTGCGGTGTTCGATGCGATTGCCTCGCGGGATGCGGACGGGGCGCGATCTGCGATGGCGGAGCTGTTGCGGCTGGCGCTGGCGGATATGGATGTTGCGCTTTCCGGGCCGGGGGCGGGTTCTTAGAGCATTGAGCGCCGCCGCATGGCGAGAGCAACCATCTTTGTTCGCGCAGAGGCGCAGAGATCGCAGAGGAATTCGAGACTTTTCGACCCACGCGCCTCCCGTCGGCGGCAAACCCCGATCCCGCTCGCTTTTCAACGCGCGGCACCGCCCAACCCGCAGCCCCTCTGCGCTTCTGCGCCAATAAAATGCTGATCCCCTGAATCCTGCTCCCCACATGCCGGGCCAAGCATGACCATTCTTATAAGAAGTAGAGCCCTTCGACAGGCTCAGGGCGAACGGAGGTTGTAGGGCAACCGGGAGCTTTTTGGCTCCCGATCAGCTTTGATCGATCAGGTCGCGTAGGCGGCTTGCCAGTTCCTGTAGTGTGAAGGGTTTTGCGAGCAGGGAGATACCCGGGTCCAGCTTTCCGTCGCGTAGGAAGCCGTCGCGGGTGTAGCCGCTGGTATAGAGGATTTTGAGATCAGGCCTTAATGCGCGGGCCTTTTCGCTTAACTCCTTGCCGGACATTCCCGGCATGACCACATCGGTGAAAAGCAGGTCGATCGGCTGATCCTCCGCTTCGATCAGGCGCAGTGCAGCGTTGCCGTCGGCTGCCTCCAGAGCCCGGTAGCCAAGTTCGCGCAAAGTCTCGACGGAATAGGCGCGCACGCCGTCGTCAT is a window from the Sphingobium sp. Cam5-1 genome containing:
- a CDS encoding Gfo/Idh/MocA family protein, producing MSGIIKAGLVGLGKIARDQHLPAIEQTSGIDLVAVASRNARADGVNNYPTLDAMLAGEPDMNAVILCQPPQVRYEAARKAILAGKHVFLEKPPGATVTEVEALIALAKAQGVTLYASWHSRHAGAVGQAKAWLAVRKVTRVSIEWREDVRHWHPGQPWIWEAGGFGVFDPGINALSILTEIMPEPVTMLSASLEVPSNKDAPIAAALKMASASGAPINAAFDWRQTGPQTWDIAVETDDGALILSEGGNRLTLNGDVMVQAPDHEYPDMYRLFVELVGQGAINADTSPLRLVADAFLCGKHCPTAAFDD
- a CDS encoding FadR/GntR family transcriptional regulator, which codes for MGSEDQRPAERKFGHEEGGLRIHQAIARQLGTAIVAGVHKPGDIFEGEIEAAERLGVSRTAYREAVRILVAKGMLESRPKAGTRVLPRSRWNVLDPEMLAWMFAGEADPAFVRDLFELRGVIEPAAAELAARRRTDEQLSAMEQALMSMRDHGLSSEEGRAADQRFHHAILAATQNDALAALASSVGAAVSWTTTFKQRKKSPPRDPFADHRAVFDAIASRDADGARSAMAELLRLALADMDVALSGPGAGS